The proteins below come from a single Fodinicola acaciae genomic window:
- a CDS encoding aminotransferase class I/II-fold pyridoxal phosphate-dependent enzyme: MSAPTWTTQELTAEHEKARKDYADLVARGLKLDLTRGKPSARQLDLSNPMLDFDGAAVDAKGTDLRNYGGLHGLPELRAIFSEALQVPVEQLLAAGNSSLELMHDAIVFALLGKVPGAERRWVEDEVTFICPVPGYDRHYGICERYGIKMVTVAMTPTGPDMDAVERLVADDPRVKGIWCVPKHSNPDGVTYSDETARRLAAMPTAAPDFRIFWDNAYAVHDLTDEPAEIADMLALCAEAGNPDRAFVFGSSSKITFAGAGVAFFGSSAANVEWWLSHTVKRSIGPDKINQLRHARFLRDAGGLREHMRQLAALIRPKFEAVDKILSAELGGTGLASWTNPTGGYFISLQVPEGCARAVVAKAKEAGIALTPAGATFPYGDDPDDRVIRIAPTFPELPEIEAAITGLAVCVRLVGTEKLLG, from the coding sequence GTGTCCGCTCCAACCTGGACCACACAAGAGCTGACCGCCGAGCACGAGAAGGCTCGCAAGGACTACGCGGACCTGGTGGCCCGCGGCCTGAAGCTGGATCTCACCCGTGGCAAGCCGTCCGCCCGCCAGCTCGACCTGTCCAACCCGATGCTCGACTTCGACGGTGCCGCGGTCGACGCGAAAGGCACCGACCTGCGCAACTACGGCGGTCTCCACGGCCTGCCGGAACTGCGCGCGATCTTCAGCGAGGCGCTGCAGGTGCCGGTCGAGCAGCTGCTGGCCGCCGGCAACTCCAGCCTGGAGCTGATGCACGACGCGATCGTCTTCGCGCTGCTCGGCAAGGTGCCGGGTGCCGAGCGCCGCTGGGTCGAGGACGAGGTCACCTTCATCTGTCCGGTGCCCGGCTATGACCGGCACTACGGCATCTGCGAGCGCTATGGCATCAAGATGGTGACGGTCGCGATGACGCCGACCGGTCCGGACATGGACGCCGTGGAGCGGCTGGTGGCCGACGACCCGCGGGTCAAGGGCATCTGGTGCGTGCCCAAACACAGCAACCCGGACGGCGTCACGTACTCGGACGAGACCGCGCGCCGGCTGGCCGCGATGCCGACCGCGGCGCCGGACTTCCGGATCTTCTGGGACAACGCGTACGCGGTGCACGACCTCACCGACGAGCCGGCCGAGATCGCCGACATGCTGGCGCTGTGCGCCGAGGCCGGCAACCCCGACCGCGCCTTCGTCTTCGGGTCGTCGTCCAAGATCACCTTCGCCGGCGCCGGTGTCGCCTTCTTCGGCTCGTCGGCTGCCAACGTCGAGTGGTGGCTGAGCCACACCGTCAAGCGCAGCATCGGACCGGACAAGATCAACCAGCTGCGGCACGCGCGGTTCCTGCGCGACGCCGGTGGCCTGCGCGAGCACATGCGCCAGCTCGCCGCGCTGATCCGGCCCAAGTTCGAGGCGGTCGACAAGATCCTGTCCGCCGAGCTCGGCGGCACCGGCCTGGCCAGCTGGACCAACCCGACCGGCGGCTATTTCATCAGCCTGCAGGTGCCGGAGGGCTGCGCCCGCGCGGTCGTCGCCAAGGCCAAGGAGGCCGGCATCGCGCTGACCCCGGCCGGCGCCACCTTCCCATACGGCGACGACCCCGACGACCGGGTCATCCGGATCGCGCCGACCTTCCCGGAGCTGCCGGAGATCGAGGCCGCCATCACCGGCCTGGCCGTCTGCGTACGCCTCGTCGGCACCGAAAAACTCCTCGGCTAG
- a CDS encoding DUF1905 domain-containing protein: MIIDFDAELWLWDARSDSWTFVSLPADASDDIREMAGGTRRGFGSVRVRVTIGGSQWRTSIFPDSKRGAYVLPVKRAIRKAEDLEAGDTVSVTVELIDL; the protein is encoded by the coding sequence GTGATCATCGACTTCGACGCTGAGCTGTGGCTGTGGGACGCGCGGTCGGACAGCTGGACGTTCGTCAGCCTGCCGGCCGACGCGTCCGACGACATCCGGGAGATGGCCGGCGGCACGCGGCGCGGCTTCGGGTCGGTGCGCGTACGCGTCACCATCGGTGGCTCGCAGTGGCGCACGTCGATCTTTCCGGACAGCAAGCGCGGCGCGTACGTGCTGCCGGTGAAACGAGCCATCCGCAAGGCGGAGGATCTGGAGGCCGGCGACACGGTGAGCGTCACCGTCGAGCTCATCGATCTGTGA
- a CDS encoding DUF2332 domain-containing protein: MTVAETYAAFAAREARGVSPTYERLSEAVSRDRELLALIETLPVDKRQPNLLFGVVRFLRGPVHDPADFRDFVTENWPEIDRQARRRATQTNECGRCAVLLPVLSMLPQPLALLEVGASAGLCLYPDRYGYRYGDQRIGGGPPVLECAASGLPPVRLPDVVWRGGLDLNPLDVTDPADLGWLDALIWPENDHRRARLHAAAAIAAADPPRLVRGDLVDDLPALAAKTPPNATLVVFHTSVLYQVPEPRRRAFAEVVRALPGHWIANEDPHVLPYEGLPEPPSGALHSVLALDGRPLAWTLPHGQALAWFADH, encoded by the coding sequence ATGACGGTCGCGGAGACGTACGCCGCATTCGCCGCCCGTGAGGCGCGTGGTGTGTCACCGACGTACGAGCGGTTGTCCGAGGCGGTGTCGCGGGATCGCGAGCTGCTCGCGCTGATCGAGACGCTGCCGGTGGACAAGCGGCAGCCCAACCTGCTCTTCGGCGTCGTACGGTTTCTCCGCGGCCCGGTCCACGATCCGGCGGATTTTCGCGATTTCGTCACGGAAAACTGGCCGGAGATCGACCGGCAGGCCAGGAGACGGGCGACCCAGACCAACGAATGCGGACGATGTGCCGTGCTGCTGCCGGTGCTCTCCATGCTGCCGCAGCCGCTCGCGTTGTTGGAGGTCGGCGCGTCGGCCGGACTGTGTCTTTATCCGGACCGATATGGCTATCGATACGGCGACCAGCGCATCGGCGGCGGTCCGCCGGTCCTGGAATGCGCGGCGTCCGGCCTGCCGCCGGTGCGGCTGCCGGACGTCGTGTGGCGCGGCGGCCTCGACCTCAATCCGCTCGACGTGACCGACCCGGCCGACCTCGGTTGGCTCGATGCGTTGATCTGGCCGGAAAACGACCACCGGCGCGCTCGGTTGCACGCCGCGGCGGCGATCGCGGCGGCCGATCCGCCGCGGCTCGTACGCGGTGACCTGGTGGACGATTTGCCAGCGCTGGCAGCGAAAACTCCGCCGAACGCGACGCTGGTCGTCTTTCACACGTCGGTGCTCTATCAGGTGCCGGAGCCACGGCGGCGAGCGTTCGCCGAGGTCGTACGCGCGCTGCCGGGACACTGGATCGCCAACGAGGATCCGCACGTGCTGCCGTACGAAGGCCTTCCGGAGCCGCCGAGCGGTGCGTTGCACAGCGTGCTCGCGCTGGACGGCCGGCCGCTGGCGTGGACGCTGCCGCACGGCCAGGCACTCGCCTGGTTTGCCGACCATTAG
- a CDS encoding DinB family protein: MPTDTYTTEHAEILAELAATRAVLIKTTRGLTDEQAAARPTASALCLGGLIKHVASTEDSWLRFVVEGPSAMRSDLPDDVTWADIAAGTAREYPRWMIDHQNEFQMRTGETLAGILGDYEQVAARTAEIVAGVADLSATHPLPEAPWYEPGASRSIRRVLLHVIAETAQHAGHADILRESIDGQTST, from the coding sequence ATGCCAACCGACACGTACACCACCGAACACGCCGAGATCCTCGCCGAGCTGGCCGCCACGCGAGCCGTGCTGATCAAGACCACTCGCGGGCTCACCGACGAGCAGGCCGCCGCAAGGCCGACGGCCAGCGCGTTGTGCCTCGGCGGCCTGATCAAGCACGTGGCGTCGACCGAGGACAGCTGGCTGCGCTTCGTGGTCGAAGGTCCGTCCGCGATGCGCAGCGACCTGCCGGACGATGTGACCTGGGCCGACATCGCCGCTGGTACGGCTCGCGAGTATCCGCGGTGGATGATCGACCACCAGAACGAGTTCCAGATGCGGACTGGCGAGACGCTGGCCGGCATTCTCGGCGACTACGAGCAGGTCGCCGCGCGTACGGCCGAGATCGTCGCCGGCGTCGCCGACCTGTCCGCGACGCACCCGCTGCCGGAGGCGCCGTGGTACGAGCCGGGTGCCAGCCGCAGCATCCGGCGCGTGCTGCTCCACGTCATCGCCGAGACCGCGCAGCACGCCGGCCACGCCGACATCCTGCGCGAGTCGATCGACGGTCAGACCTCGACCTGA
- a CDS encoding CHAP domain-containing protein: MIHRKLVGLLLAAGVLGAMAAATAAPAQAAAPTATRVTAVAAAAKETPAQKANRLAKHCLKKGVSGAEIVCIAKSQVGMKEWGSNCNPYTSRCEEWCGDFAAWVMKKAGGKAPSGYPAAAAWRKWKKVGTPKPGDVAVRSDGNHVEVVVGVSRSGGKLVVASIGGNSGNKVTYHSNNSYARWTYHNNPSF; this comes from the coding sequence ATGATCCACCGCAAACTGGTCGGTCTGCTGCTCGCGGCCGGCGTGCTTGGCGCCATGGCCGCGGCGACCGCGGCACCCGCCCAGGCCGCCGCACCGACGGCGACCCGGGTGACCGCCGTCGCCGCCGCGGCGAAGGAGACGCCGGCGCAGAAGGCCAACCGGCTCGCCAAGCACTGCCTCAAGAAAGGCGTCAGCGGCGCCGAGATCGTCTGCATCGCCAAGAGCCAGGTCGGCATGAAGGAGTGGGGAAGCAACTGCAACCCCTACACCTCGCGGTGCGAGGAATGGTGCGGCGACTTCGCGGCCTGGGTGATGAAGAAGGCCGGCGGCAAGGCCCCCAGCGGCTATCCGGCCGCCGCGGCGTGGCGCAAGTGGAAGAAGGTCGGCACGCCGAAGCCGGGTGACGTGGCCGTACGCTCCGACGGCAACCACGTCGAGGTCGTCGTCGGCGTCTCCCGGTCAGGCGGCAAGCTGGTCGTGGCCAGCATCGGCGGCAACTCCGGCAACAAGGTGACCTACCACTCCAACAACAGCTACGCCCGTTGGACCTACCACAACAACCCGTCCTTCTGA
- a CDS encoding DoxX family protein, with translation MKIVVWVVSALLALAFLAVGGGKLLAPAAELQQSAQGVPIALLKLAGAAEVLGAIGLILPAATRILPVLTPVAAVGLVVTMVGATITNFVVGVPSSAVVTVVLGVLAALVAVARFGRWAVEPRTTASPAPNTAA, from the coding sequence ATGAAAATCGTCGTATGGGTCGTGTCGGCTCTGCTGGCCTTAGCATTCCTCGCCGTCGGTGGAGGCAAACTCCTCGCCCCCGCCGCCGAGCTCCAGCAGTCGGCTCAGGGAGTGCCGATCGCTCTGCTGAAACTCGCCGGCGCCGCCGAGGTGTTGGGGGCGATCGGCCTGATATTGCCGGCGGCGACGCGGATCCTGCCGGTGCTGACGCCGGTGGCGGCGGTCGGCCTGGTCGTGACCATGGTCGGCGCGACGATCACCAACTTCGTCGTCGGCGTGCCGTCCAGCGCGGTGGTGACCGTCGTTCTCGGCGTCCTCGCCGCTCTGGTGGCGGTCGCGCGTTTCGGGCGCTGGGCCGTCGAGCCGCGTACGACTGCCTCCCCCGCGCCGAACACGGCGGCGTAG
- a CDS encoding helix-turn-helix transcriptional regulator yields MTNALGDYLRARRDLVQPEDVGIVAGARRRVPGLRREELAMLAGISSDYYLRLEQGRDQHPSDQVLDALADALRLDATATAHLHSLARPRMRRRARKTERVPAGILALLEQLPMPAYVTGRVLDVLAANGTAVALSPMLTPGRNVLRELLLDPAARAMHVDWDTATRSLVGHLPERADPDDPQLAALVGELSLRSDQFRKLWARADVGHPRSIVRHLRHPQVGDLHLRMEKLNVDHTDGQQLVIQHAEPGSESAQALALLGSVSVTP; encoded by the coding sequence GTGACCAACGCTCTGGGTGACTATCTCCGCGCGCGTCGCGATCTGGTCCAGCCGGAGGACGTCGGGATCGTCGCGGGCGCGCGGCGGCGCGTGCCGGGCCTGCGCCGGGAGGAGCTGGCCATGCTCGCCGGCATCAGCTCCGACTACTACCTGCGGCTGGAGCAGGGCCGCGACCAGCATCCGTCCGACCAGGTGCTCGACGCGCTCGCCGACGCGCTGCGGCTGGACGCGACCGCGACCGCTCATCTGCACTCACTGGCGCGGCCGCGTATGCGCCGGCGAGCCCGCAAGACCGAGCGCGTGCCGGCGGGCATCCTCGCGCTGCTCGAGCAGCTGCCGATGCCGGCGTACGTGACCGGTCGCGTGCTGGACGTACTCGCCGCCAACGGCACCGCGGTCGCGCTGTCGCCGATGTTGACGCCGGGTCGCAACGTGCTGCGCGAGCTGCTGCTCGATCCGGCCGCGCGCGCGATGCACGTGGACTGGGACACGGCGACCAGGAGCCTGGTCGGTCACCTGCCTGAGCGCGCCGACCCCGACGATCCGCAGCTGGCCGCGCTGGTCGGCGAGCTTTCGCTGCGCTCCGACCAATTCCGCAAGCTGTGGGCTCGCGCGGATGTCGGCCACCCCAGGTCGATCGTCCGCCACCTGCGTCATCCGCAGGTCGGCGATCTCCATCTGCGGATGGAGAAGCTCAACGTCGACCACACCGACGGACAGCAGCTGGTGATCCAGCACGCCGAGCCTGGCTCCGAGTCGGCGCAGGCGCTGGCGCTGCTCGGATCCGTGTCGGTCACGCCTTAG
- a CDS encoding VOC family protein, with translation MRTLHFGLRVSDLERSLAFYTAVGYRVIGTVPETAFGSLTMIQLPGDDFVTIELVHDPAKGAVDRGEVLNHFVIQVDSLVRTIADLAGKGIEAEPPTSPNDSDDFLTSWLTDPDGNRIELVQWPAGHADGITADDWKS, from the coding sequence ATGAGAACCCTGCACTTCGGACTTCGCGTCAGCGACCTCGAGCGGTCGCTCGCCTTCTACACCGCGGTCGGCTATCGGGTGATCGGCACCGTGCCGGAGACCGCCTTCGGCAGCCTGACCATGATCCAGCTTCCCGGCGACGACTTCGTCACCATCGAGCTCGTACACGACCCGGCGAAAGGCGCGGTCGACCGCGGCGAGGTGCTCAACCACTTCGTCATCCAGGTCGACTCGCTGGTGCGTACGATCGCCGACCTGGCCGGCAAAGGAATCGAGGCCGAGCCGCCGACCTCGCCGAACGACTCCGACGACTTCCTCACCTCGTGGCTCACCGACCCCGACGGCAACCGCATCGAGCTGGTCCAATGGCCGGCCGGACATGCCGACGGCATCACCGCCGACGACTGGAAAAGCTGA
- a CDS encoding GNAT family N-acetyltransferase: MPDVELRPLGEADIDSHNAGEDEAVVRWLSGEPATVESTRHHFAHLAQNAARGAGKRGFGIWWEGRLAGYVDCDPDSEHTPAPGDVNIAYAVHPWARGRGVATAAVAAICAYITAERIGRRAIILADARNIASARVAMRSGFDQIGVCAPSGEYNEDGTPVELSVYALELRR; this comes from the coding sequence GTGCCCGACGTTGAACTGCGTCCGCTGGGCGAGGCCGATATCGACAGCCACAATGCCGGCGAAGACGAGGCCGTGGTCCGCTGGCTCTCCGGCGAACCCGCGACGGTCGAGTCGACGCGGCACCATTTCGCCCACCTCGCTCAGAACGCCGCCCGGGGAGCCGGCAAACGAGGCTTCGGCATTTGGTGGGAAGGCAGGCTCGCCGGCTACGTGGACTGCGACCCGGATTCCGAACACACTCCAGCGCCCGGCGACGTGAACATCGCGTACGCCGTGCACCCGTGGGCTCGCGGTCGTGGCGTCGCGACGGCCGCGGTCGCGGCCATCTGCGCCTACATCACCGCCGAGCGCATCGGTCGGCGTGCGATTATCCTCGCGGACGCGCGAAATATCGCATCGGCACGAGTCGCCATGCGCAGCGGGTTCGACCAGATCGGGGTCTGCGCGCCGTCGGGTGAATACAACGAGGACGGCACTCCGGTGGAACTCTCGGTGTACGCACTCGAGCTCCGGCGCTAG
- a CDS encoding LLM class flavin-dependent oxidoreductase produces MTSTRFGIMTAPMQVDYADVLRVWREADAIPEIVHAWLFDHLLPIAGSLDGPILEGWTLLSALAAQTRRLRLGLLVTSNRFRPPAMLAKIATTVDIVSGGRLDFGIGVGSRPSHPIARREYEAHGLPYHDTDRAVASLAEACTAIKRLWTETEPFDFDGTYVRLRGAFGNPKPVQRPHPPIMIGGRAAATLRVVAEHADIWNIPGGDIEDVKSRGALLDRYCAEIGRDPASIVRSIHLPVSYEDPAATRTAIRAATDTGIQHIVLGLSSPYPEKVAHWVTEELIGQVEV; encoded by the coding sequence ATGACATCCACGCGCTTCGGCATCATGACCGCGCCGATGCAGGTCGACTATGCCGACGTCCTGCGGGTTTGGCGCGAGGCCGACGCGATCCCGGAGATCGTGCACGCCTGGCTGTTCGACCACCTGCTGCCGATCGCCGGCAGCCTGGACGGACCAATCCTGGAAGGCTGGACGCTGCTGTCCGCGCTCGCCGCGCAGACGCGGCGGCTGCGGCTCGGCCTGCTGGTGACCAGCAACCGCTTCCGGCCGCCGGCGATGCTGGCCAAGATCGCCACCACCGTCGACATCGTCTCCGGGGGCCGGCTCGACTTCGGCATCGGCGTCGGCTCGCGGCCGAGCCATCCGATCGCGCGGCGGGAGTACGAGGCGCACGGCCTGCCGTATCACGACACCGACCGCGCCGTCGCCAGCCTCGCCGAGGCATGCACCGCCATCAAGCGGTTGTGGACCGAGACCGAGCCCTTCGACTTCGACGGGACGTACGTGCGACTGCGCGGCGCCTTCGGCAACCCCAAACCGGTGCAGCGCCCACATCCGCCGATCATGATCGGCGGCCGCGCGGCGGCGACGCTGCGCGTGGTCGCCGAGCATGCAGACATCTGGAACATCCCCGGTGGTGACATCGAGGACGTGAAGAGCCGTGGCGCGCTGCTCGATCGCTATTGCGCCGAGATCGGCCGCGATCCGGCGTCGATCGTCCGCTCGATCCACCTGCCGGTGTCGTACGAGGATCCAGCCGCGACGCGGACCGCCATCCGCGCCGCGACCGACACCGGCATCCAGCACATCGTCCTCGGACTTTCCAGCCCGTACCCGGAAAAAGTCGCGCACTGGGTCACCGAGGAGCTGATCGGTCAGGTCGAGGTCTGA
- a CDS encoding class I SAM-dependent methyltransferase, giving the protein MSALTRWADQLAGWRIPPPILATTTESPWVLPRPVFVRRADRQIADPIGATHAEAVSALAGPGNVLDIGAAAGASSLSLAGRAPVTEITAVDTDPELLDEFAARAARLGVRATCVRGAWPDTSTEPADVVIAGNVIYNVSDLAPFVTALTAAARRVVIVETAERHPLTALNELWRHFHGIERPAGPTADDAVAALAELGIAPRVRRWKRPPTAEHASYQDLLEVTRRRLCLPVGALPEIDAVLRRTGVDPSAPPDLGSSGDDLVTLVWPA; this is encoded by the coding sequence ATGAGCGCCTTGACGAGGTGGGCCGACCAGTTGGCCGGCTGGCGGATCCCGCCGCCGATCCTGGCGACGACGACCGAGTCGCCGTGGGTGCTGCCGCGGCCGGTGTTCGTACGGCGTGCCGACCGGCAGATCGCCGACCCGATCGGCGCCACCCACGCCGAGGCGGTCAGCGCGCTGGCCGGGCCTGGGAACGTCCTGGACATCGGCGCCGCCGCCGGTGCCAGCAGCCTGTCGCTGGCCGGACGCGCGCCGGTCACCGAGATCACCGCTGTCGACACGGACCCCGAGCTGCTGGACGAGTTCGCGGCCCGAGCGGCGCGCCTGGGCGTGCGCGCCACCTGCGTACGCGGCGCGTGGCCGGACACATCGACCGAGCCCGCGGACGTCGTGATCGCCGGAAACGTGATCTACAACGTCTCCGACCTGGCGCCTTTCGTCACCGCGCTGACGGCTGCCGCGCGCCGCGTGGTCATCGTCGAGACCGCCGAGCGGCATCCACTGACCGCGTTGAACGAGCTGTGGCGGCATTTCCACGGCATCGAGCGGCCGGCCGGACCGACCGCCGACGACGCCGTCGCCGCGCTCGCCGAGCTTGGCATCGCTCCGCGCGTAAGGCGGTGGAAGCGGCCGCCGACGGCCGAGCACGCGAGCTATCAGGACCTGCTGGAGGTCACGCGACGCCGGCTGTGCCTGCCGGTCGGCGCGCTGCCGGAGATCGACGCGGTCCTTCGCCGCACCGGTGTCGACCCGTCCGCGCCGCCCGATCTCGGCTCGTCCGGCGACGACCTGGTCACGCTGGTGTGGCCCGCCTGA
- a CDS encoding TetR/AcrR family transcriptional regulator: MVQKRADARRNEKALLDAAAAVFVTAGVEAPVRDIAARAGVGLGTVYRHFPTRADLVVAVYRHQIEACVEAGPAYLASEPTPYAALARWIDRFVDLLVTKHGLAAALRPESAQFEALHAYFLEQLLPVATRLLEAAAGEIRAGVDAYELMRGVGNLCIGADSDRRYDARRLVGFLIAGIRRATPA, from the coding sequence GTGGTGCAGAAGCGTGCCGACGCGCGGCGCAACGAGAAGGCGCTGCTCGACGCGGCGGCAGCCGTCTTCGTGACGGCCGGCGTGGAGGCGCCGGTACGCGACATCGCGGCACGTGCCGGCGTCGGCCTCGGCACCGTCTATCGCCACTTTCCAACGCGCGCGGATCTGGTCGTCGCCGTCTATCGGCACCAGATCGAGGCGTGCGTCGAGGCCGGTCCGGCCTATCTCGCGAGCGAGCCGACGCCGTACGCTGCGCTGGCCCGGTGGATCGACAGGTTCGTCGACCTGCTGGTCACCAAGCACGGCCTGGCCGCCGCGCTGCGGCCGGAGAGCGCCCAGTTCGAGGCTCTGCACGCGTACTTCCTGGAGCAGCTCCTGCCGGTGGCGACGCGGCTGCTGGAGGCCGCCGCCGGCGAGATCCGCGCCGGCGTGGACGCGTACGAGCTGATGCGCGGTGTCGGCAACCTCTGCATCGGCGCCGACAGCGACCGGCGCTATGACGCGCGCAGGCTCGTCGGTTTTCTCATCGCCGGCATCAGGCGGGCCACACCAGCGTGA
- a CDS encoding oxidoreductase, protein MTTTISGGTLTLADDLTISRMGYGAMQLAGPGVFGPPRDRDEAIAVLRTAVELGITHIDTSDFYGPTVVNELVREALHPYPESLRIVTKVGARRGEDASWLPALGRQELIDAVHDNLDHLGLDTLDVVNLRVPNEDHLTANELPIGEEFGTLAELRQQGLIRHLGLSGASAAQLTEAQAIAPVVTVQNFYNIANRQDDALIERCAREGIVYVPFFPLGGFNPLQADGLDAVAKHLDASPQQVALAWLLQRSPAIALIPGTSSRTHLRENIAAADLHLPADAVAELDALW, encoded by the coding sequence ATGACAACGACGATTTCCGGCGGGACACTCACGCTCGCCGACGACCTGACGATCAGCCGGATGGGCTACGGCGCGATGCAACTGGCCGGACCGGGGGTCTTCGGTCCGCCGCGCGACCGCGACGAGGCCATCGCGGTGCTGCGTACGGCCGTCGAGCTCGGCATCACGCACATCGACACCAGCGACTTCTACGGACCGACCGTGGTCAACGAGCTGGTCCGCGAGGCCCTGCATCCCTATCCGGAGTCACTGCGGATCGTCACCAAGGTCGGCGCCCGGCGCGGCGAGGACGCGTCCTGGCTGCCGGCCCTCGGCCGCCAGGAGCTGATCGACGCGGTGCACGACAACCTCGACCACCTCGGCCTCGACACGCTCGACGTGGTCAACCTGCGCGTACCGAACGAGGACCACCTGACCGCCAACGAGCTGCCGATCGGCGAGGAGTTCGGCACGCTGGCCGAGCTGCGGCAACAGGGCCTGATCCGGCACCTCGGCCTGAGCGGGGCGTCGGCGGCGCAGCTGACCGAGGCGCAGGCGATCGCGCCGGTCGTCACCGTGCAGAACTTCTACAACATCGCCAACCGGCAGGACGACGCGCTCATCGAGCGGTGTGCGCGCGAGGGCATCGTGTACGTCCCGTTCTTCCCGCTCGGCGGCTTCAACCCGCTCCAGGCCGACGGGCTGGACGCGGTCGCCAAGCACCTGGACGCGTCCCCGCAACAGGTCGCGCTGGCCTGGCTTCTGCAGCGGTCGCCGGCGATCGCGCTGATTCCTGGTACGTCGTCGCGTACGCATCTGCGCGAGAACATCGCCGCCGCCGACCTGCACCTGCCGGCCGACGCGGTCGCCGAACTGGACGCGCTGTGGTGA
- a CDS encoding RidA family protein, with product MTRRAYTTTEAPDPRGNYSQVVSAGNLVVTAGFGPVDPRTRAIVGDEIGEQTRQTLRNVAAALAAANCDMRDVVKVTAHLANADRDWAGFDEVFPEFFDQPYPVRTTAGSELGDILVEIDVIAVRPED from the coding sequence ATGACCCGACGCGCGTACACCACCACGGAGGCACCGGATCCTCGCGGCAACTACTCACAGGTGGTCTCGGCCGGCAACCTGGTCGTGACGGCCGGCTTCGGGCCGGTGGATCCGCGGACGCGCGCGATCGTCGGCGACGAGATCGGCGAACAGACGCGGCAGACCCTGCGCAACGTCGCGGCCGCCCTGGCCGCCGCGAACTGCGATATGCGCGACGTCGTCAAAGTGACCGCGCATCTCGCCAACGCCGACCGCGACTGGGCCGGATTCGACGAGGTTTTCCCGGAGTTCTTCGACCAGCCATATCCCGTACGGACAACGGCCGGCTCCGAGCTCGGCGACATCCTGGTCGAAATCGACGTCATCGCCGTCCGCCCCGAAGACTGA